In Treponema denticola, one genomic interval encodes:
- a CDS encoding cyclodeaminase/cyclohydrolase family protein, whose translation MELVKMTVNDFVAETASDSPAPGGGSVSALAGSLASALGEMVIRLTTGKKAFASLDEKTQEEFKAQLPKLEKAQKRLVEIIDEDTQAFNAFMEALKLPKNTDEQKAKRSKAMSDATVVAMQVPLETAKTCLDVLRFLPIIAIHGNKNAASDIGVAALNARSGLEGAILNVKINLGGIDDAPLCEKTRTECNKMLEEGEKLKTEILKTIYSKIE comes from the coding sequence ATGGAATTAGTAAAGATGACTGTAAATGATTTTGTTGCAGAAACAGCAAGCGATTCACCGGCTCCCGGAGGAGGCTCAGTTTCTGCATTGGCAGGCTCGCTCGCCTCTGCATTGGGAGAGATGGTTATCCGCCTGACTACAGGAAAAAAAGCTTTTGCTTCCCTCGATGAAAAAACTCAAGAAGAATTTAAGGCTCAGCTTCCGAAATTAGAAAAGGCACAAAAACGCTTGGTTGAAATTATTGATGAAGACACTCAGGCCTTTAATGCCTTTATGGAAGCCCTAAAGTTGCCCAAGAACACCGATGAGCAAAAGGCAAAGCGCAGCAAGGCTATGTCCGATGCTACCGTTGTAGCTATGCAGGTTCCGCTTGAAACAGCTAAGACCTGTTTGGATGTACTTCGCTTTTTACCCATTATTGCCATTCACGGAAACAAAAATGCTGCCTCCGATATCGGCGTTGCAGCCCTTAATGCCCGCTCCGGTTTGGAAGGCGCTATCTTAAATGTTAAGATAAATCTAGGCGGAATCGATGATGCCCCCCTCTGCGAAAAAACAAGAACTGAGTGTAATAAGATGCTTGAAGAAGGCGAAAAGCTGAAAACCGAAATTTTAAAAACAATCTATTCTAAGATTGAATAG
- a CDS encoding TrmH family RNA methyltransferase, with the protein MPEIFKLYNLPQKQRCRKIVKILESAENAFVQNKPDEFLDIFYLKSLLKVILDDLNSDAAKKIQAWIENPEEDQKRNIINFTRYELYKTLDIAPSEWDLILPKSGADEISNFRRRFFKDVYVYAEDIRTPFNIGSIFRTAESFGVEKGFLSHDCVSPDNPKAKRTAMGCTEYLAWERADLESLPNLPLMVLETGGTDISEFDFPKKGIVVIGSEELGVSPEAIKKADGRIISIPMYGIKASINVSVAFGICMQKWCEALTTDCPHICKSPIEKHLF; encoded by the coding sequence ATGCCGGAAATATTTAAGCTGTACAACCTGCCTCAAAAACAAAGATGCCGCAAGATAGTCAAAATTTTAGAATCGGCAGAAAATGCTTTTGTACAAAACAAGCCCGATGAATTTTTAGATATTTTTTATCTGAAGTCTTTATTAAAAGTTATTTTAGATGACTTAAACTCAGATGCTGCAAAAAAGATTCAAGCCTGGATTGAAAATCCGGAAGAAGATCAAAAACGGAATATCATAAATTTTACCCGATATGAACTATATAAAACTCTTGATATAGCTCCTTCAGAGTGGGACTTAATTTTACCTAAGTCCGGAGCTGACGAAATTTCAAATTTTAGAAGAAGATTTTTTAAGGATGTCTATGTCTATGCAGAAGATATAAGAACACCTTTTAACATAGGCTCCATATTTAGAACTGCGGAATCTTTTGGGGTCGAAAAAGGTTTTTTGTCTCATGATTGTGTTTCCCCAGATAATCCCAAGGCTAAAAGAACAGCTATGGGATGTACCGAATATTTAGCATGGGAAAGGGCCGACCTTGAGAGTCTTCCCAATCTTCCTTTAATGGTACTTGAAACGGGCGGAACAGATATTTCAGAGTTCGATTTCCCCAAAAAAGGAATTGTCGTCATAGGTTCTGAAGAATTGGGAGTAAGCCCTGAAGCTATCAAAAAAGCAGATGGAAGAATAATAAGCATTCCCATGTACGGCATAAAGGCCTCGATAAATGTAAGCGTTGCCTTCGGTATCTGTATGCAAAAATGGTGTGAGGCTCTTACAACCGATTGCCCGCATATTTGCAAAAGCCCTATTGAAAAACATCTTTTTTAA
- a CDS encoding iron-containing alcohol dehydrogenase — MADFVFKLSSKVILGNYSLARIGEEAVKFGNHFMFIADPFFEDMGLVDKIKKSLEEKGISLFGFNGFEQTADSEVVERALSLARGAHIRGVIACGDMTACAIGRAIAALYNEDKSIYRYIEGEPITAESLPLIQIPTTCNDPFLFGSSSFIIDSRSRTVNILKIKENLCDLVIFDSNTYAGLAPNAMTAMIFAGLGATFEAYISTKVSFLSETILGKAVEFFLIASDPSHEKLIGIPREELVAQAACMSAIGIAASAPGLGTAIALAAGGKYRIASQLIATILLPHVIEDAISSNLTKTVAVARMLGETMIEGGDAAEVSKRGVEEIRRRLAEANLPIRLKDIDLTIESLVPVAEDAARLSFMNYNPRPMANHDIFEIIKQAF; from the coding sequence ATGGCGGATTTTGTTTTTAAACTTTCATCAAAAGTAATTTTGGGTAATTATTCTCTTGCCCGCATCGGTGAAGAAGCCGTAAAATTCGGAAATCACTTTATGTTTATTGCAGATCCTTTTTTTGAAGATATGGGACTTGTTGACAAAATAAAAAAATCCCTTGAAGAAAAAGGAATATCCCTTTTTGGTTTTAACGGCTTCGAGCAAACTGCCGACTCCGAGGTTGTAGAAAGGGCTCTCTCTCTAGCCAGAGGAGCTCATATTAGAGGAGTGATAGCCTGCGGGGATATGACAGCTTGCGCCATAGGGCGTGCAATAGCAGCCTTATACAATGAAGATAAATCCATCTATAGGTATATTGAAGGCGAGCCGATCACTGCCGAATCATTGCCCCTTATTCAAATTCCAACTACATGCAACGATCCTTTTTTATTCGGATCATCCAGCTTTATTATAGATTCAAGAAGCAGAACGGTAAATATTTTAAAAATAAAAGAAAATCTTTGTGATCTTGTCATATTCGATTCAAATACTTATGCAGGCCTAGCACCTAATGCCATGACGGCAATGATTTTCGCAGGCTTAGGAGCGACCTTTGAAGCCTATATTTCTACCAAAGTAAGTTTTTTATCGGAAACAATCTTAGGCAAAGCTGTAGAATTCTTTTTAATTGCTTCGGATCCGAGTCATGAAAAGCTTATCGGTATACCAAGGGAAGAACTTGTAGCTCAAGCAGCCTGTATGTCTGCTATAGGAATTGCAGCCTCTGCACCCGGACTTGGAACTGCAATAGCTCTTGCGGCCGGAGGGAAATACAGAATCGCAAGCCAGCTTATAGCAACGATATTGCTTCCTCATGTAATCGAAGATGCTATCTCTTCAAATCTTACAAAGACCGTTGCAGTGGCAAGGATGTTGGGTGAAACTATGATTGAAGGCGGAGATGCAGCTGAGGTCTCAAAGCGGGGCGTTGAAGAAATAAGGAGACGGCTTGCTGAAGCTAACTTGCCGATAAGATTAAAAGACATAGATTTAACAATTGAATCCCTTGTACCTGTTGCTGAAGACGCTGCCCGTCTGAGCTTTATGAATTATAATCCGAGACCAATGGCAAATCATGATATTTTTGAAATCATCAAACAAGCCTTTTAA
- the hutI gene encoding imidazolonepropionase, protein MILFISNSIFSSTEKKGEDFDKAFAGYIVVEDGLIQKVGKGEVPESLKNQAEKIIDARGKTITAGLIDAHTHLVHGGSREHELAMKLAGKTYLEIHASGGGIFSTVRATRSASKEELTQKALTSLDRMLIHGTTTAESKSGYGLDMETEIKCLEINSYLNKNHPIDIVSTYMGAHATPPEFRDNKEGYIKFMIEEVMPEVKKRGLAEFSDAFCEDKIFSVEETERIMKAAAGLGFKLKLHADEIIPLKGAELAAKMNAHSAEHLMAISDEGITALAKSGTVAVLLPATSFFLMSPIYAPAKKMIEEGVRVALATDYNPGSSPTENLQMAMWAACYKMKLLPAQILRGVTINAAYAIDREKTIGSIEEGKQADLVIFDAPNIDYLVYHFGVNSAYQVWKKGRLVAENSRIVYNN, encoded by the coding sequence ATGATTTTATTTATAAGCAACAGTATTTTTTCTTCTACCGAAAAAAAAGGAGAAGATTTTGATAAGGCCTTCGCCGGCTACATCGTTGTAGAAGACGGTCTAATCCAAAAAGTGGGTAAGGGAGAAGTTCCCGAAAGTTTAAAAAACCAAGCCGAAAAAATAATAGATGCACGGGGAAAGACTATTACGGCAGGGCTTATCGATGCTCACACCCACTTGGTGCACGGCGGTTCACGCGAGCATGAGCTTGCAATGAAACTTGCAGGAAAAACTTATCTTGAAATTCATGCAAGCGGCGGCGGTATTTTCAGCACTGTAAGAGCTACCAGATCAGCTTCAAAAGAAGAGTTGACGCAAAAAGCTTTGACTAGCCTTGACCGAATGCTTATTCACGGTACAACCACTGCCGAATCGAAAAGCGGTTACGGCCTCGACATGGAAACCGAAATTAAATGTCTTGAAATAAATTCTTATCTGAATAAAAACCACCCAATCGATATTGTTTCAACCTATATGGGTGCTCATGCAACTCCGCCCGAATTTAGGGACAACAAAGAAGGCTATATCAAGTTTATGATAGAAGAGGTTATGCCCGAGGTTAAAAAACGCGGCTTGGCAGAATTCTCCGATGCCTTTTGTGAAGACAAGATTTTTTCCGTAGAAGAAACCGAAAGAATAATGAAGGCCGCTGCCGGCTTAGGTTTTAAGCTGAAACTTCATGCCGATGAAATTATTCCTTTAAAGGGAGCGGAACTTGCAGCAAAGATGAATGCTCACTCAGCCGAACACTTGATGGCTATATCCGATGAGGGCATTACGGCTCTTGCAAAATCCGGAACTGTTGCCGTTCTTCTCCCTGCGACTTCCTTCTTTTTGATGTCACCCATTTATGCACCTGCAAAAAAGATGATTGAAGAAGGCGTAAGGGTTGCCCTTGCAACCGATTACAACCCCGGAAGCAGCCCGACAGAAAACCTGCAAATGGCTATGTGGGCAGCCTGTTATAAGATGAAGCTTTTGCCTGCACAAATTTTACGAGGCGTTACAATCAATGCAGCTTATGCGATAGATCGTGAAAAAACTATAGGCAGCATTGAAGAAGGAAAACAGGCCGACCTTGTTATCTTTGATGCCCCCAACATAGATTACCTTGTTTATCACTTCGGCGTAAATTCCGCTTATCAAGTTTGGAAAAAGGGAAGGCTTGTTGCCGAAAACAGCCGGATAGTTTATAATAATTAA